GAATCTTCTACAAGAATCCTGGCTATCGCAAAGGTACAGAATCCGAACCAAAGATCTCAACTGTAAAAGTCCGCTTTATCGCCGATACCGATAGCGCTTTGTCCGCACTGCGCAGCGGTGAGATCCAACTCTTCTACGGTGTACCGGAGACGAAATATGATACGATAGAGAGCGACAGCAAGCTGAAGCTGCAAAGTATTGAGAGCAACGCTGTATCCTATCTGCTGTTCAATACGAGCAATCGTGATGTAGCCAAGAGCGATGATCTGAGAAAAGCCGTGCTCTACTCGATCAATCAAGATGAGTTCCTGCAATTCTATAACAACAAGAAGATCAAGGCGGTCTCGACTGTTAGTCCGATCGTCAAGACCGGCAATGAGCTGACGGCTGATCCGGCCAAGGTAAAGGAATACCTGGATAAATATAATGCGGCAAAATAAACAGCTAACCCTATAGCTTCACAGCCAAGCAAGAAAAGAACCCTCGAATCCAGGCCATGACCATCATGGCAGATTCAAGGGTTCCTTATTTTAAGAGGTTGTTCAAAGAGTCCGCTTTTGATCACGAAGTGAGTCAAGAAGCAAATTCGACATCGAATCTTGAATTCAGCCGGGCCTTCCGGTGCTCACGTACAAACTACGTACGCTCCGCTCCTCAGGCCCTAGCTTCATTCAACCTTCTCGGTGCTGAAAACCGGCCTTTTTGAACACGCACTTTAATTATAAAATTTCAAATAACGGTGCCTCAGAAATAAAATGAACAGGTATATCAGGCAGCTTCGTCTGGAGCGATTCAGCTAAATATTTCATCCCCGGTGCCTCACTCGCCGCATGTCCTAGGATCACAAGTGCCCTCGGCTTGTTTTGAGAGATTGAATCCTTAACATATTCCGGCGTTTCCCATTCTGGTCCCTCGCCATATAGGATTAAATCGAGATTTTCGCGCTCAAATAGAGGAATCACCGGATTTCCCCCGCCTCTATAGCCAACCAAAACTCCGATTCTCTCGCACGACATCGTGCGATCTCCGACGACACGCACTTGTCCCAAGCCTAGCTTGTTCTTAACATGAGCTGCTATTTCCGCAACCGTCAGCCCCGGCAGTCTGATCATCGCAGCAAATGAACGATATCCATCCAGTTCATCTAACCAGTCCAATTCCCGTACCAAGCCGTAGGTTATTCCATCGGGCTGGGAGCGGTGTACCCCATCATGATTGCGATAGATGGCAACTCCACTCTGCTCGATCATACTTTTCTTCTCACGTACTACGTCTGTTCTTGCAATCTGTTCCCCCGGCTGAAAATGATTATAAAATAAACCTTCATGGGTAATCAGTAAATTGACTTCGAGGGACTTCGCCCTTTCAATGACATGCTGGCTGGCAATGAAAGCTGTGGCAATCCCCTTCACCGCTGTATCCGGGTCCCCATACTCGAGCCTGTCGACACCGTTCTCCGGCGAGCCTCCATCAGAGTCTGCCAACAGCTCTAATACCTCACGTATGCTTATACTCAATGGAATCGATACCCCCTGCTTCGTCTCACCTATATATGGTGAACTAATCATTGTATCTTTTCCTCCAACCTATCATGCTCGCAGACAAATAACCATAGCCACTTCTATCGGAAGTTTATCCAAATTACGCTTTGCCAGCGAGTTTACAGTTTGCTTCGTCTTCTAAATTCATTTGGT
The window above is part of the Paenibacillus lutimineralis genome. Proteins encoded here:
- a CDS encoding Nif3-like dinuclear metal center hexameric protein, which encodes MISSPYIGETKQGVSIPLSISIREVLELLADSDGGSPENGVDRLEYGDPDTAVKGIATAFIASQHVIERAKSLEVNLLITHEGLFYNHFQPGEQIARTDVVREKKSMIEQSGVAIYRNHDGVHRSQPDGITYGLVRELDWLDELDGYRSFAAMIRLPGLTVAEIAAHVKNKLGLGQVRVVGDRTMSCERIGVLVGYRGGGNPVIPLFERENLDLILYGEGPEWETPEYVKDSISQNKPRALVILGHAASEAPGMKYLAESLQTKLPDIPVHFISEAPLFEIL